A region of the Acidobacteriota bacterium genome:
TGGCTCCCCAGGTAGGACTCGAACCTACAACCCATCGGTTAACAGCCGATTGCTCTGCCGATTGAGCTACTGAGGAGTACGGGAAAGAACCGGTGCGCCGCGGCGCGAAGGCGGACATTACCAAACCACCCGACCCAAGTCAAGGCTTTTTTCGCGACCGGCCGCCCCCCCCGGCCTCCGCCGCGAGCCGGGGCCGCCGGGAACCCTTCGCGGCCGGAGGACCCGTTCCCCCGCCGCGGCTGGCCCGGGGCCCCGGCGAAAACCGCTCTGTACAAGCCTATGATTTGGCATTACAATGAAGACGACGTCACGGGACCGCGCCCCCCTGTTTTGACCGGGCGCCCGTGACGGGCGGCAATACGCACGGAGGATCACCATGAAACGCATCCTGGTCTGCACTCTGCTTGCCGTCGCGACGGCAGGCCTCGCCGGGGCGGCCGGCCCGATCTACCTCCCGCACCTGGTGGCCGGCGGCGGGATGACCTCCACGGTCAATCTCACCAACCTGTTCACGAACCAGACCCAGCGTGTCTCGCTGCGCTTCTACCAGGAAAACGGCCTGCCCTGGACCGTGACAACCAACCTGGGGACCGCCGCCACCTTCGACCTGGACCTGGCCTTCGGCGCGTCCCAGTCGCTGCGGATCACGTCCGCTTCCCCGGCCATCGCCAGCGGGTGGGCGGCCGTCCACAGCCGCGACAACGCCCTGGTCTCGGCGTATTACGACTACACGGGGAGCGGCGCCGCCGTCGTCGGTTCGGCCGGTGTCATCCCCTGCACCGCCGACGTCCTGTCGCTGCTCCCCGTCGAGATCGAACTGTCCCAGAACCGGAACACCGGCCTGGCCCTGGTCAACCCCGCGGCCGAAACCGTCCAGGTCCTGCTCGAACTCCTCGACACCGGCGGCGCCTCCCTGGGCACGAAGACCCTCAACCTGGCCGCGGGGGCCAAGTTCGTCGGGTACCTGAACGCCGCCACGCTCTTCCCGCTCCTCGACAACGTCCACGGCTACCTGCGGGTGACGGGGACGGTCCCCCTGGCCGCCATGGGGATGCGAACCGTGGGGCCCGTCTTCTCCTCCCTCCCGGCGGTGCACGACGTCCTCCCCTGGAAAAACGCGCGGACCTCCTTCGTCAGCCCCACCCTCGGCTCGGACGACACGGGGGACGGCTCCCTCCTCTCCCCGTACCGGACCATCTACAAGGCGACGATGCGCTCTGACCGCGCCTGGACCCTCTTCCTGCTCCCCGGCCTCTACGACGCGAACAGCGGCGAGCATTTCCCGGTGGTGCTGGCGTACTGCATGTCCATCCGGGGCTCCGGCATCGGCCTCACCTACATCCGCGGCGGCGGCCCCTACGCCAAGCTGGGAAGCACCGCGGTGGTCTGCGGGTTCCGCGGGATGCTCAGCGACGCCACCGTGCTGAACCCGACCGGGGACGGCATCACGGTGGAAGACGACGCCACCTTTGTCGCCTGCCGGGTCACCGGTTGCGGGGGACGCGGGTTCCGGCTCCTCGGCGGGGCCACCCTGATGATGAACAACGTGATCACGGGAAACAGCATCGGGGTCCAGGTGGACGCCTCGGCCCTCCCCGACATGGGCGGCGGGACGATGCTCAGCAGCGGCGGGAACTTCCTGATCGGGAACATCCAGTGCGACCTCTTCGTGAACCGGAACGGGATGCCCTACCTCCGCTTCAACAGCTGGGACAACCCCGTCCCGACCCTGGGCTCGACCTGCACGGGCGGCGTGGACATCGCCACGCCGTACCCGCCGTATGCGGTGAATTATTAGAGAAGAATTCAGAATCCAGAATTCAGAATTGACGCCCCCGCAAAAAGTCTTTTATGCCCGCGAATCACGCGAATGAACGCGAATCAGAAATCAACAATCAACAGATATTATTCGTGTTATAAATTCGCGCATATTCGTGTTATTCGCGGGAAATCTCCCTTTCGCGACTTTTTGGGGGGTCATCAGAATTCAGTGAGGAGCGCCAGGCACTCCAGGTGGGCCGTGTTGGGGAAGAAGTCGTAGAAAAGGAGCCGCGGGGCGGCGCCGGGGGCCATTGCGACGAGGTCCCGGTGCTGCGTGACCGGGTCGCAGGAGAGGTAGGCCAGGGTCCCGGGGCGGGGGCCGCGGAGCAGTTCCCGGGCTTCCGGGGAAAGTCCCGTCCGGGGAGGGTCCAGGAAGAGCCACCCGAAGGCGGGCGTCTCGCCCCGGTGCTCACGGAGCCACGCCTCCACCGGTGACGTCGCAAGGGTGACGCCCCCGAGCCCGTTGAGGCGCAGGGTCCGCTCGAACGGCGCCCGCAGGAGCCGGTCTCCCTCCACCGCCACGACCCGGGGCGAGCGGCTCCCCCAGACCACCGTGAAGAGCCCCATCCCGCAGAAGAGTTCCAGGGCCGGGACGCTCGGGGGGAACTGTTCGCCGAGCCGCTCCAGCACCCTCCCCGCCTGGGGGAGGTTGGCCTGGAAGAACCCCCCCGGGTCCGCCTCGTAGCGGTAGGGGCCGAGTCGGAAGGCGAGGGCCGCCCCCCCGGCCCCCGGCCCCTCGGCCCGCCCCGCCCCGGGGCCCGGCCCGGCCACCACCCACTCCCCCGACGCGGGGCGGGCCGACCGCCCGAGGGCCTCCCGCAACCGCCGAACCGGGACGGGGCGTGCGAAGGCGGGCAGGACGTACACCGGCGGCCCGTCGCCCATGGCCAGCCGGATTTCCCTCAGCGGCCACCGGCCCGGCGACAGCCGCGGCAGGAAATCCTCCCGAAGCCAGCGGATGCACCGCCGGATTTCCGGACGGCACAGGAGGCAGTCCGTGACGGGGACCACCGCGTTCGAGCGGTGGCGCATGAACCCGACGCCCCGGTTCCCGGGCGTGACGTGCAGCCGCACCCGGTGGCGGTAACCGAAGGCGTCCCCCGGGGGGCAGCCCTGCTCCACGGGGACGCGGCCCCGCCAGATCTCGGCGAGGACCGACGTCTTGAGCTGGACCTGGAGACCGGGGTCCGCGTGCTGCAGCCGGCAGCCGCCGCACTCCCCGAAGTGCGGGCAGGGGGCGTCGCGGCGGCCGGGCGAGGCCTCCAGCACGTCCTCCAGCGACCCGAACGCCACGGACCGGCGCTCGGCGACAACCCGCACCCGCACTCGTTCCCCCGGAAGGGTGAACGGGACGAACACCACCCGGCCGTCCGGGAGCCGCCCCAACCCGTCCCCCCCGGGCACGACCTTCTCGATCCCGACGGTGTGGACGCTCACAGGCCCCGCCCCGCCGCTCAGGTGGACAGCAGGGAGAGGTCCGACAGCCCGAACCGCTCCCGGAGTTTCTTGCGGGTGAAATTGGCGAGGATCTTGTCGTAGGTCTCCTTCGGCAGGTTTTTCCGGTAGTGCTTCAACTCCGCCCGGCAGGCGGCTTCGAGGGCCCGCCGTTCGTCCGGCGGGACCCGGCCCTCCAGCTCGGCGACCAGGATGTCGTCCAGGCGGCGGAGGTCGCGCTCCACGGTCTCCGGGTCCGCGGACCGCGCCTCGACGATCTCCGCCTTGAGGGCATCGAGCCGGGAAAGGACCCTCCCGACGGTTTCCCCGATCCCCGGCTCGGGGTGTTCCGCCCGCAGGCGGTCCAGCTCCTCCGCGTAGGCCGCCATGAGGCGGAAGGCGGTGATGACCGGGTCCGCCGCTTCCGGCGCCGCCCCCGGCGAAGCCGGCCCGGCGAGGTCGTCCGCCGGGGCGGTCTCCTCCCCCTCCGGGCTCCCGCTCCGGCTCGCCAGGTAGGTTTCGTACTCCTCCATGACCGCCTGGTGGCAGTAGAACAGGGAATTCACCAGGGTGTGGCGCCCCTTGCGGGCCTCGAAGGTCGACATGGCCCGGTCGATGCCGCGGAGCGCCACGTGGAGCGGGACCCCGGTTTCCCGCCAGGTCTGGATGAGCGTCCAGTCCAGGGCGGAGATGAGGAGGTGCTTCCCCCGGCGGGTGACGAAAAAGTCCTCGATGTCGCTGAAGTAGCTGAAGTGCTCAGGGAGTGGTCCGCTCATGGCTCCGCCGCTCGCAAAGGAATCGGACGCCGTCGAGGGTCAGGTCGGGCTCGACGGCGTCGACGCGGGGCAACACCCCGGCGAGGCCCTCCGCGCCCCCGCCGGTGAGGACGGTCCGCAGGCCGTCGGGGAAGCGTTCCCGGTACGCCGCCATCAGCCCGGCGACCGCGAAGCGGAACCCGTGGCCGACCCCCGAGCGGATGCACGCCGCGGTGCTGGTCCCCACGGGGTCTTCCGCCCAGGTGGGGCTCACGCGGGGAAGACGGGCCCCGTGCCGGCAGAGGGCGTCGGTGAGTGCGTCCAGGCCGGGGAAGATGGCGCCCCCGAGGAAAACCCCGTCGGCCGCCACGAGGTCGAAGGTGACGGCGGTGCCGACGTCCACCACCAGGACCGGGCCGCCGAACCGGCTGAAGGCGAAGGCGGCGTTCACGACCCGGTCGGGGCCGAGGTCGGCGGGCCGGTTGTACGCCACCGCCAGGACGTCCTGGCTCTCGGCGGTGATGAAGGCGGGGGTCAAGCCCAGCCAGGTCTCGAGGGCCTTGCGCAGGACCGGCTCGAGCCCCGGGACCACCGAGACGGCGCCGGCCCCGCGGAGGGCCGTGGGGTCGATCCCCCGCTCCCGCAGGGCCTGCACGCACGGCAGCCCGTACTCGTCAGGGGTCCGGCGGGCGTCGGAGGACAGGCGCCAGGACAGGCGGGAGCGGGGCTCCCCGGGCGCGTACACCCCGAAGGCGGTCTTCGAGTTGCCGATGTCGACGGCGAGAAACATGGTCAGTCGATTTCCTCGTTGATCTCCCGGCCGGCGATCCCGATCTGCTGCATCCCCTGCCCGATGTTGGCCGCGGGGTCCAGGACCAGCACCAGGAAGTAGCCGGAGCGGAGGGACTGGGTGATGAAGCGGGCCTTCTCGTACTCGGTGATGAGCATTTCCGGGATCCCCGTGTTCCGCAGTTTGCACAGGTGCCGGACCTGCCCGAGGATGACCCCCTGGTAAGCCCCCATCAGCTTCTGGACATAGGGGTCCACTTTCCCCGCGAACTGGACGTACTCGCAGTCGACGTCCATGAGGACCGCACAGCGGCCGCCGTGGACGGAATTGATCAGACGGGTGAGGGTCCGTGTGAATGGCATGTCAGTGCAACGTCATCTCGTTCTGGGACACGGTCCGGTTGATGGTCTCGAAAACCCCGGGGCGCTTCTCGTAAGCGGAGGTGAACGCCTGGACCACGTTGAAATCGAACTTCTTCCCGGCCATGTTCCGGATGCGGGCCAGGGCTTCGCTCATGGAGAAACTCTTCTGGTAAGGCCGGTCCGTGGTCATGGCGTCGAAGGTGTCCGCCACGCCGATGATCTTGGCGGGCAGGGGGATCTGGTCCCCGCGCAGCCCCATGGGGTAGCCCGACCCGTCCAGCGACTCGTGGTGGAACCGCATGCCCGGGATGACCTCGGCCAGCTTCGGGATCTGCTTCATGATGTCGGCGCCCAGCTGGGGGTGGCGCTTCATGACCTGGTACTCGTCGTCCGTCAGGATCCCGGGTTTCTGGAGGATGGAATCGGTGATGCCGATCTTCCCGACATCGTGGAGGAGGGCGGCGATCTTCAGTTTCTCGACGTCCTCCTCGGACAGCCGCATCTCCTTGGCGATGAGTTCGGAGAAGCGCATGACCCGCTCCGAGTGGCCCTTGGTGTAGGGGTCCTTGGCGTCGATGGCGGCGGCCAGGGTGGAGATCGCCCCGAAGAACAGCTCCCGGTTCTCGTCCGCCGCCTTCTTGAGCTGCTTGATGTACAGCTCGAGGTTCTCCGCCATGGTGTTGAAGTTGTCGGCCAGGATCCCGATCTCGTTGCGGGAGCGGATGTCCACGCGCTCGCTGAAGCGCCCCTCCTTGATGGACAGGGTGCGCAGGGTCAGCATCTGGATCGGGATGCTGATGCGGAGGGAGAAGAAGAAGCTGAGCAGGAGGGCCAGGACCACGGACAGCAGCGTCCAGATGATCGTGGTGACGATCATGTTCTTGATCTCGGCATGGGCCAGTGACTCGGGGATCTGGACCACCACCCCCCAGCTCACGTTGGAATCCTGGACGAGGAAGACGGAGGCCAGCATGCTCTCCGGCTTCTCCCCGCTCTCGTCGGAGTAGGTGATGGTGGAGATGGCGCGGGACCGGAGGTTTTTCATCTCCTCGAAAACCGGCGACTTCGACAGGTTGACCCCCCGCCGCATGAAATCGCGGTTGGGGTGCAGGATGACGGTCCCGTCGCCGTCCAGGAGGAAGACCGTGTTCCCCGCGGGTTTCCCCGTGAACATGCCGAAGATGTCCGCCAGGCTGTAGACCACCGTGATGGCGCCGCAGGTCTTGCCCAGGTGGGAGACCTTCCGCCCGACGACGAAGACCGTCTCGACCTCGTTCCCGAAGTCCGAAGACATGAAGGGCCGGGATACGTAGGTGAAGCGGTTCGGGTTGTCGATGCACTCGCGGAAGGCCTTGCGCAGCTCCCGGTCCAGTTCCGAGTTGGGGGGGATGGTGTACCCCGCCTCCCGCCCCAGGCTGTCCTTGCTGATGACCCGGATGTTGATGATGCGCGAGTTGGGGAAGTTGAAGATGTCGGTGATCAGGGAGTGTGTCTTCTGGTCGAGGAAGACCAGGGACGCCTGTTCCGGGTCGTGCTCCAGCTCCAGGTACTTGCAGATGGGCTCGATGATGTTGAAGCAGGAATTCAGGTACTGGGCGATGCCGTTGGCGACGGACTGGCAGATCTGGGCGTGGATCTGGCGCTGGTTGGTGGCGAGGATCTCCGAGTTGTAGTCGATGAGGATCTTGCCGCAGATGATCAGGGGGATGACCCCGATGAGCAGCATCAGGACGAGCAGCAGGTTGACGATCTTCCCTTTTTTCCGGATCTTTTGCTCGGTCATGTCGCCTTTTGCCGTCCTCCGTCGGTCTGGCGGAAGTATATCACACAATCCCGAAATGGTCTTTCATGTACTTGGCGTACATGTAGTGGATCAGGGTGAGGGGGAGGGGGATCTGGAACCGGACCCCGTACCCGAAGCGGGGCGGGTCCTCCTCGATCCGCTTCCGCCGGATGATGCGGGAGGGGATCTCGATGCGGTGGAGCTTGGACCGGAGGAGAAGGCGGAACTCGTTGAAGACGATCTCCTCGCGGGTTTCGAAGAAGGTCCCTCCCCAGCTGATGTTCTTGCAGACCGCCGGGATGGTCTCCGAGGCGGTCTCCGTGACCGCGAAGGCCACGAATTCCACGGCGATCCGGTGGAACGTCCGCACGTTGTAAAGCTTGACCTCCGTCACGTCCCGGATGAACTCGGAGCTCACGCGGCTGACGGGGTAGGGGCGTTTCCCGAAGAGGAAGGACTTGTGCTCGGCGATCTTGTTGGAGGCGTGGGTGATCAGGATGGTGGGGACCCGGGATGTCTGGGGGGAGAAGAACAGGCCCGACACCGTGAGGTAGTGGGTCATCAGGTTCCGCGACACGCCCACCAGGATGCACGGCTGCACGTCCCCGGCCGCGGCCAGGTTCTGGTGGATCTCCTCGATGCTCCGCACGCTCTCCACGCGGAGGTCCCGGGAATCGATCTCGATGGGCTTGGAATCCAGGTTGAGGAAAAGGCAGAGGATGGGACTGTTCGTGTCCGGTTCCGGCGACATGGGGACCCGCCTTTCCCACGATGAAGAATGTGCCCGGCCGAGGGCTCGAGGCGGGACGGGGCCCTCGAGGGGCCCCGCCCGTATCGGTCATTCGCTGCGTTTCGATTTCATCTTGTCCAGCAGGTGCTGGGGGAACAGGTCACCGAGCTTGGTCGAGGCGGAAGGCGCCGTGTCGAGGATGTACCGGTCCTCCTCGGACCCCTCCTCGCGGTCTCTCCGCCCGGGCCGGCGGCCGCCGCGACGGTCGTCCCGGGGGGGCTTCAGGTCGCGGATCTCGCCGAGGGTCTCGGCCGTGGAGTTTTCCGGGGCGTCCCCGATCTTGCCGGTGAGGGAGATCTTCTCGTCCGCCATGTTGATGGAGAGGATCTTGACCGTGATCCGGTCGCCCTTCTTGGCGAACTCGTCGATGTTGCGCACCGGGAGCCAGGAGATTTCCGAGATGTGCATCAGGCCTTCCACGCCGTCGTCCAGCTTCACGAAGGCGCCGTAGCCCACCACGTTGGTGACCTCGCCCTCCAGGATCTCCCCGGGTTGGTACTTCTGCGCGAAGCTGATGAAGGGGGAGGGCTGGTTCTGCTTCAGGGAGAGGGAGATCTTCCGCTCCTGGGTGTCGAGGCGAAGGATCAGGGTCTCCACCGAGTCCCCCACCTTGAGCAACTCGGAGGGGTGGTCGATCCGCTTGACCCAGCTCATCTCGGAGATGGGGATCAGGGCCGTGACGCCGGGCTCCAGCTTCACGAAGGCGCCGAAGGTCTCCAGCTTCTCCACGGTGCCGTTCACGCGCTGACCGACGAAGTAGCGCTGGTCGACGGTGAGCCAGGGGTCGTCCACCATCTGCTTCAGGCCGAGGCCGATCCGTTCCTTCTCGCGGTCGAGTTCCACAACCTTCGCCTGGATCTCCTGCCCGACCTTCACGATCTCGGACGGCTTCTTGACCTTGTCCCAGGACAGGTTGGAAATGTGAGCCAGGGCCTCGATGCCGCCGATGTCCACGAACACGCCATAACCGGTGATCCGGGTGACCTTGCCCGTGACGATCTGGTCGAGGGTCAGGGTTTCCCAGATGGTCTTCTTGGCCTTCTCCCGCTCGATCTCGAGGAGGGAACGGCGGGAGATCACCATGCGGCCGCCCTTGGGGTTGATCTTCAGGATCAGAAAACGTTCCTTGCGGCCGATGTAGCGCGCCGTGTTGTCGACGTAGCCCAGTTCGATCTGGGACGCGGGCAGGAAGGCCTCGATCCCCTGCAGGTCGACCTTGAGGCCGCCCTTGACCACCTCGTTGATCACCCCTTCCACCGGGGTCTGGTCGGCGTGGGCCTTGCGCAGGTTGCGAAGGACGTCCTTCTGGCGGGCGTTCTTATAGGACAGGAGCGGGGAGAAATCGGTTTCGGTGGAGGACAGCACCTGGACCAGGATCCGGTCGCCCTCGGCGAACAGCAGGTTCCCGTCGGGGTCCCGGATCTCCTCCACGGGGAAGTGGCCCTCGCAACGGGTCCCGATGTCCACCTGGACGTCGTTCTCCTTGATCTTGACGATGGTGCCTTCCACGATGCTCCCGCGATGGATGTCACGGTTCTCCCGGTTCTGCTCGTACTCCATCAGCATGGCGCCGAAGTCGTCCTCCGCGATTGCGGCGGGCGCCGGCGCAGGCTCGGTCGACTCCGCGGCCGCCGGGGGTTCGGGCGCGGGCAGCTCCGCGGCCGCCGGGGGTTCGGGCGCGGGCGGCTCCGCCGCCTCGGCGGCGGGGGGTTCGGTCGGTTCCGCGGCCACCGGGGCCACGGGTTCGGAAGGTTCCGCAACCGCCGGCATTTCCGGCGCGGCGGGCTCGGGGACTCCGGCCGGAAGAGGGGCCGTTTCGGCCTCAGGCTGGGGTTCTCCGCACTCGCAGGTCGTCTCGGGGGTCACGGGGACGGCCGGTTCCGTCTGGTTGGTTTCGATCGGTTGATTGTCACTCATCCACACACCTCGACATTTTGAATCCAAAAACGGCAATTTACCCGAAACGAACCGTTTTTACAAGCCTTTTTTCTCGTTGCAAAAATATTTTTTCTCGGTCAGAATACGGCCCCCCGGAA
Encoded here:
- a CDS encoding PilZ domain-containing protein, encoding MSPEPDTNSPILCLFLNLDSKPIEIDSRDLRVESVRSIEEIHQNLAAAGDVQPCILVGVSRNLMTHYLTVSGLFFSPQTSRVPTILITHASNKIAEHKSFLFGKRPYPVSRVSSEFIRDVTEVKLYNVRTFHRIAVEFVAFAVTETASETIPAVCKNISWGGTFFETREEIVFNEFRLLLRSKLHRIEIPSRIIRRKRIEEDPPRFGYGVRFQIPLPLTLIHYMYAKYMKDHFGIV
- a CDS encoding DUF1565 domain-containing protein, which translates into the protein MKRILVCTLLAVATAGLAGAAGPIYLPHLVAGGGMTSTVNLTNLFTNQTQRVSLRFYQENGLPWTVTTNLGTAATFDLDLAFGASQSLRITSASPAIASGWAAVHSRDNALVSAYYDYTGSGAAVVGSAGVIPCTADVLSLLPVEIELSQNRNTGLALVNPAAETVQVLLELLDTGGASLGTKTLNLAAGAKFVGYLNAATLFPLLDNVHGYLRVTGTVPLAAMGMRTVGPVFSSLPAVHDVLPWKNARTSFVSPTLGSDDTGDGSLLSPYRTIYKATMRSDRAWTLFLLPGLYDANSGEHFPVVLAYCMSIRGSGIGLTYIRGGGPYAKLGSTAVVCGFRGMLSDATVLNPTGDGITVEDDATFVACRVTGCGGRGFRLLGGATLMMNNVITGNSIGVQVDASALPDMGGGTMLSSGGNFLIGNIQCDLFVNRNGMPYLRFNSWDNPVPTLGSTCTGGVDIATPYPPYAVNY
- a CDS encoding class I SAM-dependent RNA methyltransferase, with protein sequence MSVHTVGIEKVVPGGDGLGRLPDGRVVFVPFTLPGERVRVRVVAERRSVAFGSLEDVLEASPGRRDAPCPHFGECGGCRLQHADPGLQVQLKTSVLAEIWRGRVPVEQGCPPGDAFGYRHRVRLHVTPGNRGVGFMRHRSNAVVPVTDCLLCRPEIRRCIRWLREDFLPRLSPGRWPLREIRLAMGDGPPVYVLPAFARPVPVRRLREALGRSARPASGEWVVAGPGPGAGRAEGPGAGGAALAFRLGPYRYEADPGGFFQANLPQAGRVLERLGEQFPPSVPALELFCGMGLFTVVWGSRSPRVVAVEGDRLLRAPFERTLRLNGLGGVTLATSPVEAWLREHRGETPAFGWLFLDPPRTGLSPEARELLRGPRPGTLAYLSCDPVTQHRDLVAMAPGAAPRLLFYDFFPNTAHLECLALLTEF
- a CDS encoding S1 RNA-binding domain-containing protein, coding for MSDNQPIETNQTEPAVPVTPETTCECGEPQPEAETAPLPAGVPEPAAPEMPAVAEPSEPVAPVAAEPTEPPAAEAAEPPAPEPPAAAELPAPEPPAAAESTEPAPAPAAIAEDDFGAMLMEYEQNRENRDIHRGSIVEGTIVKIKENDVQVDIGTRCEGHFPVEEIRDPDGNLLFAEGDRILVQVLSSTETDFSPLLSYKNARQKDVLRNLRKAHADQTPVEGVINEVVKGGLKVDLQGIEAFLPASQIELGYVDNTARYIGRKERFLILKINPKGGRMVISRRSLLEIEREKAKKTIWETLTLDQIVTGKVTRITGYGVFVDIGGIEALAHISNLSWDKVKKPSEIVKVGQEIQAKVVELDREKERIGLGLKQMVDDPWLTVDQRYFVGQRVNGTVEKLETFGAFVKLEPGVTALIPISEMSWVKRIDHPSELLKVGDSVETLILRLDTQERKISLSLKQNQPSPFISFAQKYQPGEILEGEVTNVVGYGAFVKLDDGVEGLMHISEISWLPVRNIDEFAKKGDRITVKILSINMADEKISLTGKIGDAPENSTAETLGEIRDLKPPRDDRRGGRRPGRRDREEGSEEDRYILDTAPSASTKLGDLFPQHLLDKMKSKRSE
- a CDS encoding HD domain-containing protein, which translates into the protein MTEQKIRKKGKIVNLLLVLMLLIGVIPLIICGKILIDYNSEILATNQRQIHAQICQSVANGIAQYLNSCFNIIEPICKYLELEHDPEQASLVFLDQKTHSLITDIFNFPNSRIINIRVISKDSLGREAGYTIPPNSELDRELRKAFRECIDNPNRFTYVSRPFMSSDFGNEVETVFVVGRKVSHLGKTCGAITVVYSLADIFGMFTGKPAGNTVFLLDGDGTVILHPNRDFMRRGVNLSKSPVFEEMKNLRSRAISTITYSDESGEKPESMLASVFLVQDSNVSWGVVVQIPESLAHAEIKNMIVTTIIWTLLSVVLALLLSFFFSLRISIPIQMLTLRTLSIKEGRFSERVDIRSRNEIGILADNFNTMAENLELYIKQLKKAADENRELFFGAISTLAAAIDAKDPYTKGHSERVMRFSELIAKEMRLSEEDVEKLKIAALLHDVGKIGITDSILQKPGILTDDEYQVMKRHPQLGADIMKQIPKLAEVIPGMRFHHESLDGSGYPMGLRGDQIPLPAKIIGVADTFDAMTTDRPYQKSFSMSEALARIRNMAGKKFDFNVVQAFTSAYEKRPGVFETINRTVSQNEMTLH
- a CDS encoding type III pantothenate kinase — protein: MFLAVDIGNSKTAFGVYAPGEPRSRLSWRLSSDARRTPDEYGLPCVQALRERGIDPTALRGAGAVSVVPGLEPVLRKALETWLGLTPAFITAESQDVLAVAYNRPADLGPDRVVNAAFAFSRFGGPVLVVDVGTAVTFDLVAADGVFLGGAIFPGLDALTDALCRHGARLPRVSPTWAEDPVGTSTAACIRSGVGHGFRFAVAGLMAAYRERFPDGLRTVLTGGGAEGLAGVLPRVDAVEPDLTLDGVRFLCERRSHERTTP